The following DNA comes from Triticum aestivum cultivar Chinese Spring chromosome 3D, IWGSC CS RefSeq v2.1, whole genome shotgun sequence.
GCCTGCTCCCAAAATGCGCTGCTCTTGAGTGGCTAAGCCTCACCAGGTGTAGACTGGACGAGCTAAGCATAGGTGAGGAGCTGAGCAGGCTCCATTGTTTGCAGGTCAAGTACTGTATGCTGCAGAAGCTGCACGTCCGAGCTCCAAACCTCACTATGTTTGTGTTCGCTGGTCGTGTGATACCTATATTGCTTGCTGAATCTGTGAAGATTTCGGAGGCGACGGTTGACTTGGTCACATCCTCGGACTGCTTCAATTATGTCTTCACTGATCTTGTCGATGCTCTTTCGCATGTTCCATCCCTCTCCATAGGCTTCCGAATTGAAACCAAGGTTTGTTCGTTGAACACTGGAAGGTGCCTGCCCTCGTGATCCAGCTTCCATTTCTTTGTGCTTTAATTTATGAGCAACCGTTGGCTCATTCTTGTTTCACTGCTGCCATGCTTGTCTTACAGGTGATAAATTTTGTGAAAAATCAGACCATGCTCACAAATCTGAGACGTCTGGTCCTGAAAATCGATATTGTTGGGTCGCCAGAAGTCACTGGTGGGATTCTTCGTTTGGCCTATCTGTTGGAGTTAGCCCCTGCTTTGGAAGAGTTAGTGCTCCATGTAAGTGATCTCACATTAACATGGAAAATTCTAAAATGATCTTGGGTGCATTTGGTCAGAAAACAAATGGAAATTTGGATATTTTTGTGAGTGGAAAAGATAATGCTAGATGTATAGTATTGAGGAATTGTAGGTGCATGTACAATGTTTTGTGCAAATAATTGGCAGGGGCAATTTTGGTCCTAGGTTTACTACTTGCATCGGAGAATAACTTCATATACATATTTGTGTTGCATGCCAATGTGCTGCAACTTGATGAGTTTTTCACATTGGAAATGCATGGTATTCATAATTTCTTAGTAATAGATAGAAGTGGCTGGTTAGTCGATAATTCATCTCTGAGTCCAGGCTCATCTACTCTCTGTGAACAGTAAAATCATTAAAAATGACTAAAAAATCCTGATTTTTTGGTGGTGCAGATGACTGAATGCGTGATACCCGTGCCAAATTTTGTGAAGTTCGGACATTTGAGGAGCCCGTGGCAAAAAAGACCAAATGACCTCCGAACAGTGCAGAGTTTCAAACTTTCTTAGAGGCCCATTTTTTTCTCCTGAGAGCTCTTCAAATCTCCAAACTATACCAAATTTGGCACAGACATCACGCACTCAAGCATCTTTCAccacaaaaaataaaaatatattttattatttatttttaaataTTTCTAACGAATTTCATGTTCACTCCTGGGCTCATCTGAGCCCGGGAGCCAAAACGCCGCTTCCCTGCTTAGTATATTATATTATTTCCATGCTCGAATCTCAACAAGGTATCATATTGTGAGATTCTTCTGTCCAGATGAACCTAGATTTACCGTCAGATTTCTCAAAAATATATCCATTACTATGCTCTAGGTCGTATATTGGAGACTGTCTATTTGTTTAAAACGACATACAAAAAAGGAACTATACATCTATGATTTTTCCTGAAATTGTTTACACCGTAAATGTGCTAGTATTGAATTGTCTAGAACTCTAGGGTGCATGGAATGGATTTTTTTCCCCCCATCATCCACCTTCCGCTATATAAATTTCTCAAACTTGTCTCCCTTTCGCCATTTTCTTCTTTGCATTTTTCATGAACCATATGTGGGATTCCAAACACTTGATCCGTTTTGTTGGCTCTAAGTAGAATATTTTTCTGGTTAAGTATGTCTAACACACCAGTACAATCATGCAGATGCATTGTTTTGACTCTGCAATCGATGGTGAACCAAGAGAAGATGCCTACCGGCCACATCCCCATCGTCATCTCAAGACCATCAAAATGACGGGGTTCTATGGTTTACTTGGTCAGGTTGAGCTAGCACTCTACCTTCTTCGGAATGCGACATCCCTCGAGCGTATGATCATAGATCCGGTGGTGAGGAATAACTGGCCTATTCCACCAATGGGTGGAGCAAAGCAAAACATAGACCGGGGCACGTCGATTGCCCTCAATAAACTTTCGAGGCAAGAGTTCAGAAAAGTCCTTGACATTCTGTATTAAGGGGATATGAAACTATGTTGCAGGTGTGTTTTAAATTATTTGTTTTAAGGTAGGAGAAATGCCAATAGATGTTTGTATGAAGGAAGGAGCTCAAGGAAGGCCGTCCTTACCATCTGTCAGAGAAATAGGAAACTGAATCACACCTGTCTTTATTTATCTTGTGTTTATTAGACTAGATGGTAGGAGGGATACATGCTAATGCTAAGCCACGAACAACACGtctgcataatttatttattttcaaaaaggggagcaccccggcctctgcatcagaacgatgcatacggccaacttAAATAATAAGCAAATAGGTTCAACAGAGGTCTTAAAGTCTCAAACAAAGGAAAAAAAATGCTCACAAAGAACAGGAAAAAATAAGTAGacataaagccacaaccggctggcataagaaagataggaaaactaattgcctatcctattacatgaccgccatccaaaccgattgaaaatagcccgtgctaccatctctcatcgaatagatccagtaaccaaacgctccctggcctccgtcggagtgagtagcgaccacatacggatcaccgcaatggctcggaagataacctgcaaaaaatgaatatttgttgttctattaaagaccaaatcatttctgcagttccagactacccaaaaataaagcacatactcctacgcgaatgtgtctcgctgtttcggaatctatcccgttaagccacgtctcaaataacgtgctgacagaattcggaggagtaatgttaaaggctatgTGTACCGACCGCCATAAAGTTTTTTGCCAACGggcagtcaagaaagaggtgtttgatggattcatcccgatcacaaaaactacatcttgtAGGTCATGTCCAATTGCGTTTTGCCACgttgtccttagttaaaatgacttgtttatgtacaaaccacataaaccgTTATCATCATGTTAAAATGACACGTCCGCATAATGTTATCATCATACAAGTAATAAgggggcatctccaacgctggtTCGTGGACACTGATGCCGGAGGCCCCATCCAATGCTGACCGCATACATTTCAGCAACTTTTTGATGAAATTTGTGTAAACACGGTGGATTTCATATAAATCGAACGACATTCATGTAGACACGTCGGATTTTCATTGTATTTAGAACATACAAAAAAAAACCGTTccgaccctaaacctatcctacaacGGCCGCCGGCGTCCAAGCCCTTGTTATTCCCTTCCTGGGACCGCCTCCTCCATCCGTCGTCTCCGTGAGCACCGGCGATAAGACCGGTGAAATCtgcagtctccggcgaggaagaggagAACATGGGAGATGGACCGGCTCACATGGGACATAAGGACCTGTCGTCTCCCATGCCATACTCATCATTGGAGGAGTCTGCGCCTTGTCCGTCGCCAGTGGACGTGAGGTCCAATGAAAATGGTGGCGCCGGTGCTCTCGTCGTCCCACCGGGCCTCCCGAAAGTTCGTCGGCGGCGCGTAGGAGCGTTGTTCTCGTCCGATTCGTGTAAAAAGATTCATGTGGTCCGATTCATGTAAAAAGATTCAAATCTTTTAAGCAATTGTTTTGGGGGTTCAAAATAAAGTGCTCCGTTGCCCCATGTTCTGAAAATCCGATTTAGTGAACTTTGTACTACTGCCAGTTGGGACTGACTTGGCGGCCTTTGCTTGCCACGCAAAGAACGGCGGGAGCTGACCGGGCCACTCGGCGCGCGCGGATCCAGACGCGAAACCAGGAGGGCCCCGCCCCCGCGGGCTAATTGCTTACCCAGCAGCAGCAGCCACACACACACCCGCGCCCGCCGCTCCCCAGAAACAAGCACGGCCGCAGCACAGTCAGCGTTCACTGTGCTGCTCAGCTGCCGCCCAGGCACTCTGCTCCCGAGGAACGCGCCAGGCGCCGGCGCCGCGATGGAagccgcggcggcggccgtggcGTGCCGAGGAGGCGTGGTGCTCGCGCGGGCACGCCCCGGTCACCGGTCCCGGCGCCACGGCGTAGGCGCGGGAGCCGGACCCGCCGCCCGACGGAGGTTCCTCGTCGTGGCGTCGCTCGGAGAAGCCCCCTCCGCGCCCTCGCGCAGCGCCGTGGCGGTCGCGCACGAGGTAATTTGCTCCGAAACTCTGGCGCCAGTGCCTCACCGACTCTGCTCTGCTCCCGCACAATCACATCAGCTCTTCTCATCTCACATACGATATCCGTCGGTTCGGCGCAGATCGCGCAGGCCGCCGACGAGGACGTCGCCTCTGTCAGAGTTGTGCTGATGATGGCCGTCGGCCCAGCCTCGACCGCAATCCCGCCGCCCCCCGACGGTGAGCTCCACTTCCACTTCCACTCGTGCCTACAAATCCGGTGCGATTTATGGCGATCAGGAGACCCATTTTGACTGCCTGCCTGCCCTCGCCAGATCACGCGAACACGGTGCGCGTCACGTTCGTGCTGGAGAAGAAGTGCGCGTTCGGGCAGCGGTTCCTCGTCGTCGGCGACGACCCGGCGCTCGGCCTCTGGGACCCGGCCAAGGCGACCGCCCTGGACTGGTCGGCGGGCCACGTCTGGACGGCGAGGGCGGTAATCTCCCCTCCCATCCCAAGTCCCAACCAGCCACTCACATTCTTTCACTCTCACCATCTTTGGTCTGGGCTAGGATTTGCCAGCGAACAGGCTGGTCGAGTTCAAGTTCTTGCTGCAGGACCCCTCCGGCCACGTCCGCTGGCAGCACGGCGGCAACAGGGCTCTGCAGGTAACCGAGGCCTCCAACGCGTTGGTCGTGTACGAAGACTGGGACGACGCCGGGTGCCAGGAAGTGTCGGAGGCGGCATTACATCTGCCGATCGGAGCGGAGGAGACCGACGCGCTGCTGCTGGCAGATGATGGCCGGACCGACGACGGCGATCAGGAGACCTACGAGGGCTTCATGCATGCCGAGAAGGCACCTGCGGCTGCAGAAGCTTCCCTGCACGCGGAAACGACGTGGGTACATGGAATGAACCGGCCACAGGTCAAATGGATTCTCCAACTCTCATTTGGTTGATATATATATGATCATAAGACTGCTTCATCCTAGCTGCAGCCCGGCAACTTGATCTTGAACGATCACTACATGTTGTTTTGTGATGCAGTTTACCTTGCAGAAAGACGAGAAGATTCCAGAGGAGCTTCGCAGGAGAGCAAACATGGCGGCAGCACAAAACGGCGGCCTTGCTTCTGCCGGAATAAACGGCGACGACATCATCTTGTACGAGGAAGCTGCGAACAGGCCGGCCAGTATGTTCGAAAACGACATGGTCTGGATCGGGAAAGCCCTCCAGGGGTTGCTCCGGAACCTTGGTTTCCACATCGGCACAACAAAAACATGAAAAATAAGCATCCTGTGTACGTACGGTACAGATCATATactgtttcttttttttttgagggatcaTATAATGTTTCTTACTGTAGTTGAGAACCATTTTTCCTTTTCACGATGCATGCAACCCCGAAGGAATGAGATTGCCGGGAGCTGCAACGCAAACAGTCGCTGCACACTGTTGCCGGTAGGAACTCCTCCAGTGGAAGCTGTTAATATTGTTATCAGTGGTTTCGACTTCTTATctactacctccgttccaaaatagatgacccaacttatactaatttgggtcatctattttgaaacggaggaagtagttaCCAATGATAAGACTGAGATAATTCATTGTACAATATTTTTCATTGCAATATATATTAGTGACGGATGTAAGATAATACTTACTATTTTATCAACCATTGGCCACGCCCTTATACTCATCACGCAATAGCAACCGGAGTCTGCTCCTTGTTTGAAATAAGTAGATATACCTAAATATGAAGACCAATCACATATGGTTTGATGGTTACGAGGGTGGTTGTATCCCGGCACATCACGGATCAAACTTCAGTTTTGTCACATGTGCATCTTATAAAGATGGAATATTGTTTCGGATCTTATGATtgtgacttcatcaatctcaagactTGTAGACTAAGTCTCTCGAAAGTACTCATGGAGGTAGAATGTGCATGTCTTTGTATAAAGATGAGTATATGTGCGTGTATGCAGGCGTTTGTACTATGTTTCTAAAAGAAAATACTTAGATATGTACTGACAAATATTATTGCTAAGAGATCGCCTTTTAACTACTAAAAGAAGACAAGCATTTTTCTTCTAGGTTTTTTCTCCTTACCTCGTAATATAGTAGTGTACACGCCCTATAGTTTTGTGAGATATTATTATCCCAAtgagaggtgcttagagaaataaattaATTTTTAGTTTTGTGAGATATTATTATCCCAAtgagaggtgcttagagaaataaattgATTTTTAGTTTTGTGAGATATTATTATCCCAAtgagaggtgcttagagaaatgaaATCATTTTTTTCTCAAGCATCGATGCTTATTTGTAGAGAATAGGTGCCTAATCAAGAGATAAGCACTAGTGCTTAAAAGAAccgatttatttttctatgcaCCTTACATTGTAAGGACCTTAGAACAAGTTTTGCCTCATGTGCGATCCAAGACCAGCACAAGCACGACCGACAGAGAAGATCATCACCGCTTATGAACATATAAACTTTGAAATCAGCACGAGCATTCCAGTTTCAATGCCCCTGAACAATTTACAAGCAACCGCATCCGTCAGGTAAACAGTTACTATTCACGACTAATCCTACATTCCTACCTGTTTACAGCCAACTACGCCACAGCATCCTACCGAGATGACTACGGCTGCAGTTGTAGTTGCCCGGAGGCAAAATAGTCTACCAGAAGGTTCTCCGGCGAAGGTGGTCACAAGAGCACCACGTCCCGTTCTCCGTAATGCCATTTCCAAAAGTTGCCTGTCCGAAGGCTAAAGGTGTGCTGATAGCCAAGGGATTGATTTCACATTCCGCGTTCTTTCAACTCGTTTGGTTGGGGCCAGAGGGTGAAGAAATCAACTGCTGCATCTGCAACAAATATAGAAACAACAGAATTTGTAAGACGGCACTGTTATTTCGAAAACAATTAGCATCTCAGAAAGCAAAACTGGTTCTAGCACTAAAACTAAGTACTACACACTGAAACGAATGCTAGGTTAACTCGAAAAAAGAAATGCTAGGTACCCAGAGCATACTCTTCTACGAACAATAATTACCTTATTGGTCTCAAATGCTTCTTAATCTGTGGGTCAGTGGTTGTTTTCAAAAACCTCAGTGCCTCTTCTGCCGCCTGAAACAACATAATGTCCCAAAAAACAGGGGACAACGTTTGTTAGAAGATGAGAAAGTCATCACTTAACCTAGTATAGTGGAGCACAAGAAAATAAACTAGATGAGCCATCCGATCGTGCAATATGCCATCATCTAAACGTACTAGTGAGTAGTGACTGAACCATCTGTGGAGTGGGCCCCCAATAACTGGGCATACACTAAAATTCTAGGTAGAAGGTTGCAAATATTTCAACCTACTCCCAACTTATACCAGGTTTTATGTCCAACAACAGAATGTCATCTAGACATATGGATACAATGCACAATCTTTGAAATACTGCAGATGTCATATTGTGCCATATCAGTGCTGCAAAAATACTTTAATATGGCAAGGGCACAAAAGCATAAAAATGCCACGAACAAAAAGGGCAGACCACTAGGAAGTATGGTACCTGAAGCTTCGCGAAATCTTTGTTCACACCAATACCATTCCCAAGAATCTGTCCTGCTAGTTCAACCTTCAAAAGATAACAACAACTACAATGTTAGTTGCATTAACAAGCTCACAGAAGGCACATTTATTGTACATACAAATGCTGATTAGAGACTATCAAAATCAATTTGGTTTACTATAGACTCACTGGGAAGTATAATTTTCAAGTAAGGATTAAAATATTTAAAGTTTGAAGGCATGGCAATCAGGTGGAACCAACAAATAAAAAGCAGTATAAGCCAGGTTGAAAGAAAGTTGGAATCTGAAACCGGTTTGGTCCAACTTTGAAGACACCAGTTTGTTTCAGTGAAAAGGTCGTCAGCCTTCTGGCTTATACTGCAACCCTTTAGCAGACCCAGCGGATCATTTACCAATACTGGCAGCACCCACCGGCGTCCAGCCAAAGACAGGTACTGGGCACAGCCGCACAGATGAGAACTGGTCACAACTGTAACACTCAGGTACATTGCAGTATAAGCCAGAAGGCCGACAACTATTCTTGTAGAACTTTATAATAGCGAGAATATATTAAAAGCTATTAAAGTTAGTAACCTGGAAATGGTATTCTTCATTGGTTGCTGAGCCAGGATTCCGGACTTGATCTCGAAATACTACATGTTGATCCTCCAAGCACTAGAGGCAGTGAAAGCACATTAGAATTCAATGAGGCAAAGAATAAGAGTACATCACATTTAGAAGGTACAGTACATCAGAAATTGAAATATCAGGTGTAGCATCATGTCTTACAAGTTCTCTAATAAGACTTAATACAGAGGGCAACCTATCCACATTTGAATGATCCTTCTGTTCTGATTTACTTCCAGATGGTTCTTGCATGGCAGTATCACCATCTGAATCCAGATCGTCTTCCAGAAAGCCATTTCCATTCCTAGAAGACTTGCTTGTGTCTTTGTTAAGAACTCCAGCAATAGGAGCAACATATGACAAGTAATTGCCTACATGTCAGTCAGCTCAGAGAATTTAGGAGAAAACAAATTTCTAGTCAATGAACTAGAGCAAAGAAATATTCAGTGTATTGCACTATGGAACATTGAACTCGTCGTACTGGTTCAAGTAGGTTACCAAACTACAAAAATGTATGTTTGCGTCACCAAAAACATTCATGTGAATGATGAATCAATGAAGGTCATTTAATAATGCCAGCCTGGTTATAACAATGACATGCAGTGCAACCGAGCCAAAAGACACACAGGACATTCCAACACAGAAATAACACTAAAATAATCTACATAGTGGACGGGTCAGGCTGCAAATACCTCCCTCCCCACATGTCTGTCCATGGTTAAATTAAGAAGATACGTATTGCTTAGTAGACCCAAAGTCACCAACAGACACCACCAACCTTTTCCCACCCGAAGTGCAGGAACCTGTGCGGTGAATATGAAACTGGTGACGGAAATCCAGGAACCCCCAGCCAAGTTGGGTGTTTTGCAACCACCTCCAACATTAATGCATCATAAGCAGGCCCAACCTTCCAAATAACCAG
Coding sequences within:
- the LOC123079806 gene encoding uncharacterized protein; the encoded protein is MEAAAAAVACRGGVVLARARPGHRSRRHGVGAGAGPAARRRFLVVASLGEAPSAPSRSAVAVAHEIAQAADEDVASVRVVLMMAVGPASTAIPPPPDDHANTVRVTFVLEKKCAFGQRFLVVGDDPALGLWDPAKATALDWSAGHVWTARADLPANRLVEFKFLLQDPSGHVRWQHGGNRALQVTEASNALVVYEDWDDAGCQEVSEAALHLPIGAEETDALLLADDGRTDDGDQETYEGFMHAEKAPAAAEASLHAETTWVHGMNRPQFTLQKDEKIPEELRRRANMAAAQNGGLASAGINGDDIILYEEAANRPASMFENDMVWIGKALQGLLRNLGFHIGTTKT